One Synergistaceae bacterium genomic window, CTCCTCGCGCAGGACTTTCAGCGTCAGCAGGACCAAAGCCTCCGCCCCAAACGAGAGGGCGTCGCGGGCCGGCGGTTTCAGTGTCGCGTTCGCGAACTCCACGGTGTGCAAGGCCAGAGGTTCGTCCGTGATGGAGACAAGAGGCTGTATCGAAGGACAACAGTAACTGACGTTGCCCACGTCCGTGGAGCCAATGGGGGACGAAACCACGGAGACTTTTTTCCCCATGCCCGTCAGGATTTTCGTGACCTCGTCCTCAAGGGCAGTCACGCGAACCATGTCCGCGAAGTCGGCGTATGTCCGCTTCAGTTCCACCTGGCAGTCGAGGGCCATCGCGGCACCGTTGGCGCATTTGACGACCATTTCGTCCACTCTTTTTAACTTCATCAGGGAGTCGGTGCGAAATTCGATCCGAAGCTCGGACCGCTCCGGGATGATATTTGGCGCTTTACCCCCATCCAGAATGATCCCATTGACGCGGATGTCCGGCGTAAAACACTCGCGACGCGCGTCGATCAGGTCAAGAAACTTCCGCGCCGCAGCTAGGGCCGAATGCCCCTTCCAAGGCGCCGCCGCCGCGTGAGCACCACGTCCGAGAAATGTCACGTCGAGGCACCGAAGGCTTAGCGCGTCCATATCCGGCTGGCAGACGCCGCCTCCGCAACTGTGCGCCATCATCGCCACCGCCATTTTGTCGAACACCCCGTTTTCGGCCATACCGACCTTGGCCCCGTCCGCTTCCTCCCCTGGAGTACCGATCACGTGAATCTTGCCTCCGAAGAGGTCTTTGAGTTCCATAAGGGCAAGCCCGGCCAAAACGGACAGCGAGCCGTGAAGGTTATGGCCGCACCCGTGGCCAATCTCCGGCAGAGCGTCGTACTCAACCAGAATCGCGACGTCCGCGCCAGGGCCGTTGTCGAGAATGGCGCTGAAGGCGGTCGCGTAGCTCTGGAAAGGATATTCGACCTTGAAGCCAGATTTTTCCAGCAGATCCACGATCTTCCTGCTCGACTCAAACTCTTGGTGCGACAGCTCCGGATGCGCCGCGAGGTCCTCGCTCAATAGCACTGCCGTTTCGTAATGTTTTTTGACGGCGTCTTTTACCTGTTTTTCCATATCGTTTTCCATATCGTTCTTCATTGATGTACCCCCTAAATTCGGATGTTCATGGCGCGTAGTCTTCGTCGGAAAAGTTCGAGTTATTTACGAGCGTTCTACAAATGAATTTACGGGAAAAATCCGTACGCGCCCTGTCTAAAATTTTTTGGACTCCCGCGTCGTTGGCGCTCGCAATTTGTTTCAAAAAAATTATCGTATTCCGTAAGCGCTTGTTCGCGCGCGCTATGAGAAACTTACAGATACCTACGGCCACGGTCCTCCGGGTTTCGCCGTTCTGTATCTTCCCCACCTTCCGCAACAGGTTTTGGCCGACCTTGCCATTCATGCGTTCCGAATTTTCGTAATGGTACAAAAAATAATTTTTCTCGAACAAACGGACGATAAAGTCAGGATTGGAGTCGGGCCACATTGGCAGAAGATTCCAGAGCTCCTCTCCCAAGGGAGTATTGGGAGACAAAACGTTCACAAAGGCGTCAATTTTCTCGGTGTCTTTTGAAAAATGCAACGGCTTTAAGCCAGAGCAGAGTCGGCACAGACATCCTTCCGGGTTGTCGGGTGGCAGCGTGTGAGCCAATTCCTCCAGTAACACGCCTTTCACGGATGCCCAAAAATACCGGGAGGGAACTAGCTCCTCTTTCGCGTTCTCCATAGAACGAGAGATGGCTGCCCTTACCCACGACGAGAAAAAGGCAATGTACCCCGCCTCATCAAGAATGGATTTCATCACTTTCGCATCGTTACACGAAAAAGTCTCATCTAGAAAGGCATCCACGGCGCGATCAGCCTCGCCAGGGGAAAGGCGCATGGGGGCATGGGAGACCCGAAGGCTTTTCGCTATCTCTCGGTCATCGGACAAGCAGAAATACAAGAGAGATGGAACGCTCATAGCATCAAAGGGAAGGTCTATCCGCGAAAAACAGGAGAGGTACTGTCGTGGAAAACTGAAAATTGTATCCTCAAACCTTTCCCGAATCAAGTTGGACCAGGGAGTCTGAGGACGCCATTTACGCCCGATCACACCCAGGATCTTGAATGACTCCAATAACTGGGAAAAAATGTCGCTGCTTTCTTTGTGCTCCTTGTAGACATCGACGCTATCCACGAACAATGCCCTCAAAACATAGTGTTCCTGGTCCGTCCATTGCGTCCATTGCGAGGAGGCGGAGCGGAGAAGAGATAACAACGCCTCTTCCAGAGAGGCGTTCTCGTTCACTTTCATCAGGCATTCATACTGATCTCTCAGCTGCTCCAGCTCCGCGGAGCCCTTCATAAAGGAAAGTTGGAGAACCCGCGCGGCGTCGCCCCATTCCTTGCCGTACTTCCGCGTCCCTGATCGACAGAAGAAGTCCCACAGAAACCTTATGGCGGGATGGGTCTGGTTCTTGGGAATGGATCGAAAAAGTTGATTTTCGGGCAGAGTCGCGATTTGGCGCAGAGAATTTTCGCCCTTCCCTTTGAGAAAGAGCTTGTGAACGAGCATTACGATGACGCGAACCGCGCGAAACGTCTCAGCGCTATCCGTGTCCTTCGTGAGCATTTCGATCTGTTCCGCTATTTTGAGCCAGGTCGCGTAGGGCATAGCCGTCTTTGCGCGCTCCAGCCTGGCATATTGCGCGGCGAATTTTTTCACCAGGTTTGTCTCGCTTTGAGAGCCACTCAGCGCTTTCGTGGAGGCCATGCTCACCAGCTCCCGCCGCAAAAAAGCGTAAGAAGGAGGAAGGTCCGCCTCGTTCAAAAGCGGAGACTTTTCCCACGAACCGGTTTTGTGGGCGATCAAAAAATCTGACGCGACATCCGCGCAGTCGCAAAGAAGAGGGGAAAGGCCCGCTAGCTTTTGTTCCGCGCGAACAACGTCGAGGGTCATCTTCACGCTCACCAGGTCTTTATCGACGAAAAGAGCAGCCGTCAGACAGTTGTAAAGGGCATCATTCCATCGGGCGGCCCAAGAAGTCCTCATCGAGGCCTCTCTATCCCGCGCGAAGAGAGACACAAAAATATCCCACTTGCGATTATCCCAGTGTTTCGACAGCCGCTCTTTTAGAGAAAGATTCTGTTGAGGTTTCTTTTTGTTTTTTTTCGACATTTGCCGCCTTGAGAATCGCGCTAAACGTCCTCTTCCAGGAGGGAGAGTAACTCATCTTCAATGTTGTCCAGGTCTTCTTTGTCATCCTTAAAGGCCTTCTCATATTGGCTCAAGGCTTCCGAAAGGACGTCTTTTTTTTCGCCAGCCGGCAGAGTTTCGAGCAGTTTCCGCGCGCGCTGTGTGACGAAGTTGATCGCGTTCGTCATGGTCTCCTCGTTCTCTTCTTCACACTCTTCTTCACGCTCTTCTTCGTACTCTTCGCCCTCTTCGATCTTCTCCAGTTCCTGAGAGGGGAAAAGCTGAGGGTTACGGCTATCGATACGCAGCTCCGTTTTTCTGCTGTAGCCTTTCTGTTCGGCGACCATATGCACGATGCCGTTGAGGTCATAAGAGTATTCCACGGTAATAGGGCAGTCCGCCTCTGCTTTTGCCAGCTCCAGCATCGTGGCGCCGATCAAGGTGTTATCCTTGGGCAACTCCGCCTCGCCCTGGAAAACGCGCAACTGGACTGATGGCTGCTGCCGAGTGACAGTATAGAAGGTCTTGGCGC contains:
- a CDS encoding amidohydrolase gives rise to the protein MKNDMENDMEKQVKDAVKKHYETAVLLSEDLAAHPELSHQEFESSRKIVDLLEKSGFKVEYPFQSYATAFSAILDNGPGADVAILVEYDALPEIGHGCGHNLHGSLSVLAGLALMELKDLFGGKIHVIGTPGEEADGAKVGMAENGVFDKMAVAMMAHSCGGGVCQPDMDALSLRCLDVTFLGRGAHAAAAPWKGHSALAAARKFLDLIDARRECFTPDIRVNGIILDGGKAPNIIPERSELRIEFRTDSLMKLKRVDEMVVKCANGAAMALDCQVELKRTYADFADMVRVTALEDEVTKILTGMGKKVSVVSSPIGSTDVGNVSYCCPSIQPLVSITDEPLALHTVEFANATLKPPARDALSFGAEALVLLTLKVLREETFRHEIHDEFVRRRAEKTGEQK